A genome region from Candidatus Eremiobacteraceae bacterium includes the following:
- the truB gene encoding tRNA pseudouridine(55) synthase TruB, whose amino-acid sequence MRPANAGFGFINAWKPQGPTSTAFGSRVRRALGGVSLGHWGTLDPGAEGVLVLAVGHASKLLPLLGSGRKIYEFDLMLGTATDTGDASGKIIAESRVAEDWIARLPGALTPFVGTIVQVPPMYSAVKVRGEPLYKSARKGISVDRPARDVNIYVLEVVGCSDSSARLRVVCDAGTYIRTLCEDIGKQLDVPAHMGSLLRTAAGPFTLENAVAADALLADPGAHMIDPLDVLAQPRVELEPERAKFFSHGNAVDHGALAAYGDVLVIIDGRLAGTALATPCADGARLQPTRVFI is encoded by the coding sequence GTGCGACCGGCTAACGCCGGGTTCGGTTTCATCAACGCCTGGAAGCCGCAGGGACCCACATCAACAGCGTTTGGGTCACGCGTGCGTCGTGCGCTTGGCGGCGTTTCGCTTGGCCATTGGGGCACTTTGGATCCCGGCGCCGAAGGCGTCCTCGTTCTCGCGGTCGGTCATGCCTCGAAGTTGCTTCCATTGCTCGGTTCGGGGCGTAAGATCTATGAATTCGATCTCATGCTTGGGACCGCCACCGACACGGGCGATGCGTCAGGCAAGATCATCGCCGAGTCCCGCGTCGCCGAAGACTGGATCGCTCGATTGCCTGGCGCGCTCACACCGTTCGTCGGCACGATCGTGCAGGTACCACCGATGTATTCGGCAGTGAAAGTCCGGGGAGAACCGCTCTATAAGAGCGCTCGAAAGGGCATCTCCGTCGATCGCCCTGCGCGTGACGTGAACATCTACGTTCTAGAAGTCGTGGGGTGTTCGGATTCGAGCGCCCGGCTTCGCGTCGTGTGCGATGCAGGGACGTACATCCGAACGCTTTGCGAGGACATTGGAAAGCAGCTCGATGTGCCGGCGCACATGGGTTCGCTGTTGCGAACGGCAGCCGGGCCGTTCACGCTGGAGAACGCGGTCGCTGCGGATGCGCTGCTTGCGGATCCCGGAGCGCACATGATCGACCCGCTCGACGTCCTGGCGCAGCCTCGCGTCGAACTCGAGCCGGAACGGGCCAAGTTTTTCTCGCATGGCAATGCGGTGGATCATGGGGCGTTGGCGGCATATGGCGACGTGCTCGTGATCATCGACGGCCGTCTTGCGGGCACGGCGCTCGCGACGCCGTGCGCGGACGGCGCGCGCCTTCAGCCCACACGCGTGTTCATATAG
- a CDS encoding bifunctional oligoribonuclease/PAP phosphatase NrnA, which produces MSSEINTTTNGSGSEPPGAKGVLECLRSNRQFVMCAHEKPDGDVLGSGFALGMALKSIGKDVFYFLDDDVPANLRFLPEAHLTQRTFDGIGDDAVFVFLDMSDQWRAGKALNWVPPERIVNIDHHLGNHRFGRWNLVVESEAATGSLVLGLIVALGVPITPDTATCLLAAIISDTGCFMYSNADPHTIRLAASLMEAGAQKDRINEQLYQTRTFSGQKVLGRALDTATLTDDGICYSVVTRAMLEEFGAAYEDLEDVVGALRAVDRCEVSALLKEAPDGTFRVSMRSRGRINVMAAAKKLGGGGHFRAAGATINASQDQALSAVLNAIRAEMAESARATG; this is translated from the coding sequence ATGAGCAGCGAAATCAACACGACGACTAACGGTTCAGGCAGCGAGCCTCCCGGAGCGAAGGGCGTGCTCGAGTGCCTTCGGTCGAACCGCCAGTTCGTCATGTGCGCGCATGAGAAACCAGACGGCGATGTTCTGGGAAGCGGCTTCGCGCTCGGCATGGCGCTCAAGAGCATCGGCAAGGACGTCTTCTATTTCCTCGACGACGACGTGCCGGCCAACCTGCGGTTTCTTCCGGAAGCGCACCTCACGCAACGCACCTTCGATGGCATAGGCGACGACGCGGTCTTCGTCTTTCTCGACATGAGCGATCAGTGGCGAGCCGGAAAGGCGCTGAACTGGGTGCCGCCGGAGCGCATCGTCAACATCGATCATCATCTCGGGAACCATCGATTCGGGCGCTGGAATCTCGTGGTAGAATCCGAGGCCGCCACCGGCAGTCTCGTGCTGGGGCTCATCGTGGCGCTCGGCGTGCCGATCACGCCCGACACCGCCACGTGTCTGCTTGCGGCCATCATCTCCGACACGGGCTGCTTCATGTATTCAAACGCCGACCCGCACACCATTCGACTCGCCGCATCGCTCATGGAGGCAGGCGCGCAAAAAGATCGTATCAACGAGCAGCTCTATCAGACCCGAACGTTCTCCGGCCAGAAGGTCTTAGGCCGCGCGCTCGACACCGCCACGCTCACCGACGATGGGATCTGCTATTCCGTCGTCACGCGAGCGATGCTCGAAGAGTTCGGCGCCGCCTACGAAGATCTCGAGGACGTAGTAGGTGCTCTTCGCGCGGTCGATCGCTGCGAGGTCTCGGCGCTCCTCAAGGAAGCTCCCGACGGCACATTCCGCGTGAGCATGCGATCGCGCGGCCGGATCAACGTCATGGCGGCTGCGAAAAAGCTTGGCGGCGGGGGACACTTCCGCGCGGCCGGCGCCACCATCAACGCGTCGCAGGATCAGGCACTGTCGGCCGTGCTCAACGCGATCCGCGCCGAGATGGCCGAATCGGCTCGTGCGACCGGCTAA
- the rbfA gene encoding 30S ribosome-binding factor RbfA: MHEPAGTKSQRLERVEHEIVRELSELIREELKDPRVGFVTLIRSEVSPDLRTAKVFASPLGDRRQSSATIAGLQSAAGFLSVELGKRLRMRRTPTLTFIRDESIAQGVRMAHIIDEVQRRDEQRNQHDD, translated from the coding sequence ATGCATGAGCCGGCTGGAACGAAGAGCCAGCGCCTCGAGCGCGTCGAGCACGAGATCGTGCGCGAGCTGAGCGAACTGATCCGCGAAGAGCTGAAGGATCCGCGAGTCGGGTTTGTCACGCTCATCCGCAGCGAGGTGAGTCCCGACTTGAGAACGGCGAAGGTCTTTGCAAGTCCGCTGGGAGATCGGCGCCAATCGTCGGCCACCATCGCGGGTCTGCAGAGCGCAGCTGGGTTCTTGAGCGTCGAGCTCGGCAAGCGACTGCGCATGCGTCGCACACCCACGCTGACCTTTATCCGCGACGAGTCCATCGCACAGGGCGTCCGCATGGCGCACATCATCGACGAGGTGCAGCGACGCGATGAGCAGCGAAATCAACACGACGACTAA
- the infB gene encoding translation initiation factor IF-2, translated as MVRVHELAKELNLSSKDTIALLSKVGIRASTHMSVIDEHRARIVKGVLVGDLAQAAKSHKPVAKKAIAGNGATTAEAPPPPVEPERDAVDAKVAAPVADAPEAAPAPPPEVQSPVVRLRTVATSTPRRPTVVRPAHHPKVVPAASADPTAPIPMVRPVQQSVPQQPRVGVGPRPAGPGFVPRPGGPGMQGRPMPGRPLGGPGGRPMPGRPGSPLQPGSGAPTSGPQPGGRKKSREEMERDRKERQREELLKKTQPRHKSAQAPMVEPEILKDLEIPDLITVQQLASAMSVPAGQVIGQLIKMGTMATINQHVPPDVASQVARRFGFNALVKEADEETVEILTESDPPGSLTARPPVVTVLGHVDHGKTSLLDAIRSTKVAAGEAGGITQRIGAYTVETNDRKVTFIDTPGHEAFTEMRARGAKVTDVAILVVAADDGVMPQTIEAMNHAKAAGVPIVVAVNKVDKPNANVDRVKQQLSEYGLTPEDWGGKTQFIPVSAKMKTGIDELLEMVLLNADLQDLKANKNRRAQGVIIEARLDRSRGPVATALVKNGTLRVGDIAVVGSTFGKVRALFDDSGAAIKRAGPSIAAEIMGLSDVPAAGDVLEVVSDERDARELAAKRSQRKREQRMASARRPVTLDGFLAQAKEGGIKDLNLIIKADAQGSVEALRSQLDGLANEEVRTRVIHMGVGGINESDVMLASASNAIIIGFNIRPDATIARKAEQEGVDVRLYDVIYNVIDEVKAAMTGMLKPQEREVVLGQAEVRKLFKVSKVGTIAGAYVRDGKITRDSRVRVLRDNVIVYEGRLASLKRFKDDAREVATGYECGLSIENFNDLKEGDVIEAFTMEQFAAVSSAS; from the coding sequence ATGGTACGGGTTCACGAGCTCGCCAAAGAGCTCAACCTCTCGAGCAAAGATACGATCGCCCTTCTGAGCAAAGTTGGCATCAGAGCCAGCACGCACATGAGCGTCATCGACGAGCATCGCGCGCGCATCGTAAAGGGCGTGTTGGTCGGCGATTTGGCGCAGGCCGCGAAATCGCACAAGCCGGTCGCGAAAAAGGCGATAGCCGGCAACGGCGCAACCACCGCGGAGGCGCCGCCGCCGCCTGTCGAACCAGAACGCGATGCTGTCGACGCCAAGGTCGCTGCACCAGTCGCCGATGCGCCCGAGGCAGCGCCGGCGCCGCCACCCGAAGTGCAGAGCCCGGTCGTACGTTTGCGCACGGTCGCAACGTCCACGCCGCGACGCCCCACAGTGGTGCGGCCGGCGCACCATCCGAAAGTAGTTCCCGCAGCGTCGGCCGATCCCACCGCACCGATTCCGATGGTGCGGCCGGTGCAACAGAGCGTTCCGCAGCAACCCCGCGTCGGCGTCGGCCCTCGACCCGCTGGTCCTGGCTTCGTGCCGCGGCCGGGTGGTCCGGGAATGCAAGGGCGTCCTATGCCCGGACGTCCGCTCGGCGGCCCCGGCGGTCGACCGATGCCCGGTCGCCCGGGAAGCCCGCTGCAACCTGGGAGCGGAGCGCCGACGAGCGGCCCGCAACCAGGCGGCCGCAAAAAATCGCGCGAGGAGATGGAGCGCGATCGCAAAGAGCGGCAACGCGAGGAACTGCTCAAGAAGACGCAGCCGCGACACAAGTCCGCGCAAGCGCCGATGGTCGAACCCGAAATCCTCAAGGATCTCGAGATTCCGGATCTCATCACGGTGCAGCAGCTCGCGTCAGCGATGAGCGTCCCGGCAGGTCAGGTCATCGGCCAACTGATCAAAATGGGCACGATGGCCACCATCAATCAGCACGTGCCGCCTGACGTCGCGTCGCAAGTCGCGCGGCGCTTCGGCTTCAACGCGCTCGTCAAAGAAGCAGACGAAGAGACGGTCGAGATCCTCACGGAATCTGACCCGCCGGGTTCGCTCACCGCGCGCCCGCCGGTCGTCACGGTGCTCGGTCACGTCGACCACGGCAAGACGTCGCTGCTCGACGCCATTCGATCCACAAAAGTGGCCGCCGGCGAAGCAGGCGGCATCACGCAACGCATCGGCGCGTATACGGTCGAGACCAACGACCGCAAGGTCACGTTCATCGATACGCCGGGCCACGAAGCGTTCACCGAGATGCGCGCGCGGGGCGCGAAAGTCACCGACGTCGCGATTCTCGTCGTCGCGGCGGATGACGGCGTCATGCCGCAGACGATCGAAGCGATGAATCACGCGAAGGCGGCCGGCGTGCCGATCGTCGTCGCGGTCAACAAAGTGGACAAGCCGAACGCCAACGTCGATCGTGTGAAGCAGCAGTTGTCCGAATATGGTCTGACGCCGGAAGACTGGGGCGGCAAGACGCAGTTCATCCCGGTGTCGGCGAAGATGAAGACCGGCATCGACGAGCTTCTCGAAATGGTGCTGCTCAACGCCGATCTGCAGGACCTCAAGGCGAACAAGAACCGTCGCGCACAGGGCGTCATCATCGAAGCACGGCTTGACCGGTCGCGCGGACCGGTTGCGACCGCATTGGTCAAGAACGGCACGCTGCGCGTCGGCGACATCGCCGTCGTCGGTTCCACCTTCGGCAAAGTGCGCGCCCTCTTCGATGATTCCGGCGCCGCGATCAAGCGCGCGGGTCCGTCGATCGCCGCCGAAATCATGGGTCTGTCCGACGTGCCCGCGGCCGGCGACGTGCTCGAGGTGGTCTCGGACGAACGCGACGCGCGAGAGCTCGCCGCCAAACGCTCGCAGCGCAAGCGCGAACAGCGCATGGCCAGCGCGCGCCGGCCGGTCACGCTCGACGGCTTCTTGGCGCAGGCCAAAGAAGGCGGCATCAAAGATCTCAACCTCATCATCAAGGCCGATGCGCAGGGATCCGTTGAGGCGCTGCGCTCGCAGCTCGACGGCCTCGCGAATGAAGAAGTCCGCACGCGAGTCATTCATATGGGCGTCGGCGGCATCAACGAGTCCGACGTCATGCTTGCGAGCGCGTCGAACGCGATCATCATCGGCTTCAATATCCGTCCGGACGCCACGATCGCGCGCAAGGCAGAACAAGAAGGCGTCGACGTTCGTCTCTACGACGTCATCTACAACGTCATCGACGAAGTCAAGGCCGCGATGACCGGCATGCTCAAACCGCAAGAGCGCGAAGTCGTGCTGGGTCAGGCTGAAGTGCGCAAGCTGTTCAAGGTGAGCAAAGTGGGCACGATCGCCGGCGCTTACGTGCGCGACGGAAAGATCACACGCGACTCGCGGGTCCGCGTCCTGCGTGATAACGTCATCGTCTATGAGGGCAGGCTCGCTTCGCTGAAGCGTTTCAAAGACGATGCCCGTGAAGTTGCGACGGGGTACGAATGCGGTCTTTCGATCGAGAACTTCAATGATCTTAAGGAGGGCGATGTGATCGAAGCCTTCACGATGGAGCAGTTCGCCGCGGTCTCGTCCGCTTCGTAA